The following are encoded together in the Bombus affinis isolate iyBomAffi1 chromosome 6, iyBomAffi1.2, whole genome shotgun sequence genome:
- the LOC126917036 gene encoding uncharacterized protein LOC126917036 isoform X2 translates to MFTPLKPTEADFIDVTVLSTPQPQATSTVQRKSTLENNVLDRGIEEAICKQFVKDKNDITRKSTDSSLGILDSISSFLAEVSGIEEVEKQSESKLDIECARKLLQRCSDIKSTSITYDTNKENNTNFQNLSSNIIPSTLIDYGQSVCSNQINLQNENISHSVKDKANSVVFEPKEISARSSGLSRSSENNLSSLASSKNLNQMTFDTTTAEFMAQFSNEDFRPASEMVSQLLADEASWQQSYPYALPTTASSEKEYLNFSCFSGIMGELDLSVESCAGHKVSVSEFFRRKCGNFGELSDTGVERPSLGLSVNSPKKKDHLIPLVDSTCSSVTEDSSIGPNIAKDKTQNIPNITKDVEEQSIMSLTSIAQALQDIDSGTPRRLVDQLIMAKKKKKSTQAQEKSVVRDTYILSPSSRKSMPATSNKNTDNFGKDVALLNLSSKLSLDSKIINETVDIKHSVPRMLSFDSDSGTKINYEAISQELKKELSSGNLPSLYSQELKSLLEDSKLTLPNYTENKISSHTSKINAMISQEEKSAGLEEEEIGKKENIKKENVSCKDRSEIQNISNLQEFYVNNVVIGKGTEELCSCIVAIPREIDIELLNKSDRWVICALSVNQIQGDKHNVRLTLPKDVILIKPNAEQHVKISVIVVKMCKPIIAVLNITVSDMVTRIEWIMKHIICLKPEEVDINVSNPSQKKELDFQYIAENSMAVLPITIKNKNNVDVPIKISILQNEPAIFSLENPEESQYITLKSQEVRTTNVRCKAVAQKNTETQQRSLQRYAGTLIIQNESTPENSIIIQEIPLIVQVGICKIQTIDTDLPLVVPNKQSKSLTVINLGTIPTLITASFIQEIELTKNSKCFSVEPENLLVQPRETRCFFITYKQQTTDTPKMYAKIKLTAAGDDHYYSVIGDSNTYTEAENENVRCDTPQYLPPVSSPSSPHSVVSNKSGVSGRISPLSSVSGLTVTGDKIPIRTTHAALIWNSVKTGKSEIREFTIRNTSNNKIRIQAIISDSEKNFRFLRERQPVGAIVLALQGLESRMLSVLFSPHHIGAAAGKIIFRHYEPKREESEPGSSKVLFLYGYGGYSKVEISEAFKDTGGKMWLSLGILRCGRTPRAKIKLQNIGDLCSYVKIKLIPKAVYPTMASSWQVNPTEFLLNSKDVQWVTLEFEPRKEDLALLQRSNVSHVGTLLITHGDEPTRWRIRRLYNKMKETGELSGNENETFRNIIQPLCKTFSGEQLISDINAIRDSVQNLGDLCQGIRQHEIMLTVEVCADETMSVLHDNADESQMFYSLCSDNSQIYEGNGESFLPSETFVANSTLQNGMNASDFIISPSVVILTPPTRSEAVVTIRSPCTVAEPFETALSNTEYLKVVPAEGMIPTRRDFQLKIHCKRKIERNFNAVLEIYTENKKFDVQIKVTVK, encoded by the exons ATGTTCACACCATTAAAGCCGACAGAAGCAGATTTTATCGACGTGACTGTTTTAAGTACTCCTCAGCCACAAGCAACTTCAACTGTACAAAGAAAAAGCAC ATTGGAAAACAATGTTCTTGATAGGGGTATTGAAGAGGCTATTTGTAAACAATTTGTTAAAGACAAAAATGATATTACACGAAAGTCTACTGACTCATCTCTTGGAATACTGGACAGTATATCTTCCT tTTTAGCTGAAGTAAGTGGAATAGAAGAAGTAGAGAAACAAAGTGAGAGTAAATTGGACATAGAATGTGCTAGAAAGCTACTTCAAAGATGTAGTGATATAAAAAGTACATCTATTACATATG ATACAAACAAAGAAAACAAtacgaattttcaaaatttatctAGTAATATCATTCCTTCAACATTAATTGATTATGGTCAATCCGTATGTTCCAATCAAATTAATCTTCagaatgaaaatatttcacATTCAGTTAAGGATAAAGCAAATAGT GTTGTTTTTGAGCCAAAAGAGATCAGTGCACGTTCATCCGGATTAAGTAGAAGttcagaaaataatttatcatcATTAGCTTCAAGTAAAAATTTGAATCAAATGACATTTGATACAACAACTGCTGAATTCATGGCTCAATTTAGTAATGAAGATTTTCGTCCAGCTTCTGAAATGGTCAGTCAACTGTTAGCTGATGAAGCATCCTGGCAACAAAGTTATCCTTATGCTCTTCCCACAACAGCTTCTTCTGAAAAAGAATACTTAAACTTTTCCTGTTTTTCTGGCATCATGGGTGAACTAGATTTATCAGTAGA ATCCTGTGCTGGGCATAAGGTATCTGTGAGTGAATTTTTTAGAAGAAAATGTGGAAATTTTGGAGAATTATCGGATACTGGGGTAGAAAGGCCAAGTTTGGGTCTGTCAGTAAATAGtccaaaaaaaaaagatcatCTTATACCTCTAGTTGATTCAACTTGCTCTTCTGTAACAGAAG attCCTCAATTGGACCCAATATCGCGAAAGATAAAACTCAAAATATTCCAAATATAACAAAAGATGTGGAAGAGCAAAGTATTATGAGTTTGACCAGTATCGCTCAAGCACTACAGGATATCGATAGTGGCACACCACGAAGATTAGTGGATCAACTCATCAtggcaaagaaaaagaaaaaatccacGCAGGCGCAAGAGAAGAGTGTAGTTAGAGATACTTACATATTATCGCCTTCAAGTAGAAAATCCATGCCTGCTACTTCAAACAAAAATACAGATAATTTTGGAAAAGATGTGGCATTACTAAATCTTTCTTCAAAATTATCTTTAGATAGTAAAATCATTAATGAAACTGTAGATATTAAACATTCTGTTCCAAGAATGCTTTCATTTGATTCTGACTCAGGTACAAAAATAAACTATGAGGCGATTTCTCAGGAACTTAAGAAAGAGTTAAGTAGTGGAAACTTACCATCCTTATATAGTCAAG AGCTTAAGTCATTGTTGGAAGACTCTAAATTAACTCTCCCAAATTATACAGAAAACAAAATATCATCTCATACTTCGAAAATTAACGCAATGATTAGTCAGGAGGAAAAGTCTGCCGGtcttgaagaagaagaaataggaaaaaaagaaaatataaaaaaggaaaatgttTCATGTAAAGATAGATCAGaaattcaaaatatttcaaatttacaagAATTTTATGTTAATA acgtTGTCATTGGCAAAGGTACAGAAGAATTGTGCAGTTGTATCGTTGCTATACCTAGAGAAATTGATATTGAACTCTTAAATAAAAGTGATAGATGGGTCATTTGTGCATTAAGCGTAAATCAAATTCAAGGAGATAAGCATAATGTCCGACTTACACTGCCGAAAGATGTTATTCTTATTAAACCAAATGCAGAACAACATGTTAAG ATTTCCGTAATAGTAGTGAAAATGTGTAAACCAATTATTGCAGTTTTAAACATAACAGTGTCAGATATGGTAACAAGAATTGAATGGATTATGAAACATATTATATGTCTCAAACCCGAAGAAGTTGATATAAACGTGTCAAACCCTTCTCAAAAAAAAGAATTAGATTTTCAATATATTGCTGAAAATAGCATGGCAGTCTTACCtattacaataaaaaataaaaataacgtcGATGTACCCATCAAAATTTCTATACTACAG AATGAACCAGCAATATTTAGCTTAGAAAATCCAGAAGAATCACAATATATTACTCTTAAATCTCAAGAAGTACGCACTACAAATGTTCGATGCAAGGCTGTTGCGCAAAAAAATACTGAGACGCAACAACGATCCTTACAACGTTACGCTGGCACTTTAATAATTCAAAACGAAAGTACTCCAGAGAACAGTATAATAATCCAAGAAATTCCTCTTATTGTACAAGTAGGAATTTGTAAGATACAAACGATTGATACAGACTTACCTTTGGTCGTTCCTAACAAACAAAGCAAATCCTTGACTGTGATTAATCTCGGGACGATACCGACGCTAATAACAGCTTCATTTATCCAAGAAATTGAATTAACaaaaaattcaaaatgtttctcAGTTGAACCAGAAAATTTACTTGTGCAACCTAGGGAAACTAGATGCTTCTTTATTACATACAAGCAACAAACAACGGACACTCCTAAAAT gtatgcaaaaattaaattaactGCTGCTGGCGATGATCATTACTATTCTGTAATCGGAGACTCAAACACATATACAGAGGCAGAAAATGAAAATGTTCGATGCGATACACCTCAGTATTTACCACCTGTTAGTTCTCCATCGTCTCCGCATAGCGTGGTTTCAAAcaa GTCAGGCGTATCTGGCAGAATTTCGCCTCTTAGTTCAGTATCTGGTTTAACTGTTACTGGCGATAAAATTCCTATCAGAACAACTCACGCTGCTCTGATATGGAATAGCGTGAAAACAGGAAAGTCAGAAATTAGGGAATTCACTATTCGTAATACAAGTAACAACAAAATAAGGATACAAGCTATTATATCGGACAGTGAAAAAAATTTTCGA TTTCTTCGAGAACGACAGCCCGTTGGTGCTATTGTATTAGCTCTGCAAGGTTTGGAAAGTAGGATGCTGTCCGTTCTATTTAGTCCTCATCATATTGGCGCAGCGGCTGGAAAAATAATATTCAGACACTATGAGCCAAAAAGAGAAGAGTCTGAACCTGGATCTTCGAAAGTG CTATTTCTATATGGTTATGGGGGTTATAGCAAAGTTGAAATTTCAGAAGCATTTAAAGACACAGGCGGAAAAATGTGGTTATCGCTTGGTATTTTAAGGTGCGGAAGAACTCCACGTGCAAAAatcaaattacaaaatattggaGATCTGTGTTCCTATGTTAAAATCAAATTAATACCCAAAG CTGTATATCCTACTATGGCATCGAGTTGGCAAGTAAATCCAACCGAATTCTTGCTAAATTCGAAAGATGTTCAATGGGTGACTCTGGAATTCGAACCGCGAAAGGAAGATCTAGCTTTACTGCAACGATCTAATGTCTCACATGTTGGAACCCTGTTAATTACCCATGGAGATGAACCTACGCGTTGGCGAATTCGTAG attgtataataaaatgaaagaaacaggCGAATTGAGTGGAAATGAAAATGAAACTTTTAGGAATATTATTCAACCATTATGTAAAACTTTTTCTGGAGAACAATTAATATCGGATATAAATGCTATACGAGATTCAGTG CAAAATCTTGGGGACCTTTGTCAAGGGATTCGTCAACATGAAATAATGTTAACGGTGGAAGTGTGCGCCGATGAGACTATGTCCGTTCTTCACGATAATGCCGACGAATCACAAATGTTTTATTCTCTTTGTAGCGACAATAGTCAGATATATGAAGGAAATGGTGAAAGTTTCCTACCCTCAGA GACTTTTGTAGCAAATAGTACACTTCAAAACGGCATGAATGCAAGCGATTTTATCATTAGCCCATCTGTTGTAATTTTAACTCCACCGACTAGATCAGAAGCAGTTGTAACAATAAGAAGTCCTTGTACTGTGGCAGAACCGTTCGAAACTGCTTTATCAAATACGGAGTATTTAAAAGTCGTTCCTGCGGAAGGAATGATACCTACTAGAAGAGATTTTCAACTAAAAATACACTGTAAACGAAAAATTGAACGGAATTTCAACGCGGTTCTTGAAATTTATACTGAGAACAAAAAGTTTGATGTACAAATAAAAGTAACAGTTAAATGA
- the LOC126917036 gene encoding uncharacterized protein LOC126917036 isoform X1 yields MFTPLKPTEADFIDVTVLSTPQPQATSTVQRKSTLENNVLDRGIEEAICKQFVKDKNDITRKSTDSSLGILDSISSFLAEVSGIEEVEKQSESKLDIECARKLLQRCSDIKSTSITYDTNKENNTNFQNLSSNIIPSTLIDYGQSVCSNQINLQNENISHSVKDKANSVVFEPKEISARSSGLSRSSENNLSSLASSKNLNQMTFDTTTAEFMAQFSNEDFRPASEMVSQLLADEASWQQSYPYALPTTASSEKEYLNFSCFSGIMGELDLSVESCAGHKVSVSEFFRRKCGNFGELSDTGVERPSLGLSVNSPKKKDHLIPLVDSTCSSVTEGITYLHLLKQISCISKRLFLLVDSSIGPNIAKDKTQNIPNITKDVEEQSIMSLTSIAQALQDIDSGTPRRLVDQLIMAKKKKKSTQAQEKSVVRDTYILSPSSRKSMPATSNKNTDNFGKDVALLNLSSKLSLDSKIINETVDIKHSVPRMLSFDSDSGTKINYEAISQELKKELSSGNLPSLYSQELKSLLEDSKLTLPNYTENKISSHTSKINAMISQEEKSAGLEEEEIGKKENIKKENVSCKDRSEIQNISNLQEFYVNNVVIGKGTEELCSCIVAIPREIDIELLNKSDRWVICALSVNQIQGDKHNVRLTLPKDVILIKPNAEQHVKISVIVVKMCKPIIAVLNITVSDMVTRIEWIMKHIICLKPEEVDINVSNPSQKKELDFQYIAENSMAVLPITIKNKNNVDVPIKISILQNEPAIFSLENPEESQYITLKSQEVRTTNVRCKAVAQKNTETQQRSLQRYAGTLIIQNESTPENSIIIQEIPLIVQVGICKIQTIDTDLPLVVPNKQSKSLTVINLGTIPTLITASFIQEIELTKNSKCFSVEPENLLVQPRETRCFFITYKQQTTDTPKMYAKIKLTAAGDDHYYSVIGDSNTYTEAENENVRCDTPQYLPPVSSPSSPHSVVSNKSGVSGRISPLSSVSGLTVTGDKIPIRTTHAALIWNSVKTGKSEIREFTIRNTSNNKIRIQAIISDSEKNFRFLRERQPVGAIVLALQGLESRMLSVLFSPHHIGAAAGKIIFRHYEPKREESEPGSSKVLFLYGYGGYSKVEISEAFKDTGGKMWLSLGILRCGRTPRAKIKLQNIGDLCSYVKIKLIPKAVYPTMASSWQVNPTEFLLNSKDVQWVTLEFEPRKEDLALLQRSNVSHVGTLLITHGDEPTRWRIRRLYNKMKETGELSGNENETFRNIIQPLCKTFSGEQLISDINAIRDSVQNLGDLCQGIRQHEIMLTVEVCADETMSVLHDNADESQMFYSLCSDNSQIYEGNGESFLPSETFVANSTLQNGMNASDFIISPSVVILTPPTRSEAVVTIRSPCTVAEPFETALSNTEYLKVVPAEGMIPTRRDFQLKIHCKRKIERNFNAVLEIYTENKKFDVQIKVTVK; encoded by the exons ATGTTCACACCATTAAAGCCGACAGAAGCAGATTTTATCGACGTGACTGTTTTAAGTACTCCTCAGCCACAAGCAACTTCAACTGTACAAAGAAAAAGCAC ATTGGAAAACAATGTTCTTGATAGGGGTATTGAAGAGGCTATTTGTAAACAATTTGTTAAAGACAAAAATGATATTACACGAAAGTCTACTGACTCATCTCTTGGAATACTGGACAGTATATCTTCCT tTTTAGCTGAAGTAAGTGGAATAGAAGAAGTAGAGAAACAAAGTGAGAGTAAATTGGACATAGAATGTGCTAGAAAGCTACTTCAAAGATGTAGTGATATAAAAAGTACATCTATTACATATG ATACAAACAAAGAAAACAAtacgaattttcaaaatttatctAGTAATATCATTCCTTCAACATTAATTGATTATGGTCAATCCGTATGTTCCAATCAAATTAATCTTCagaatgaaaatatttcacATTCAGTTAAGGATAAAGCAAATAGT GTTGTTTTTGAGCCAAAAGAGATCAGTGCACGTTCATCCGGATTAAGTAGAAGttcagaaaataatttatcatcATTAGCTTCAAGTAAAAATTTGAATCAAATGACATTTGATACAACAACTGCTGAATTCATGGCTCAATTTAGTAATGAAGATTTTCGTCCAGCTTCTGAAATGGTCAGTCAACTGTTAGCTGATGAAGCATCCTGGCAACAAAGTTATCCTTATGCTCTTCCCACAACAGCTTCTTCTGAAAAAGAATACTTAAACTTTTCCTGTTTTTCTGGCATCATGGGTGAACTAGATTTATCAGTAGA ATCCTGTGCTGGGCATAAGGTATCTGTGAGTGAATTTTTTAGAAGAAAATGTGGAAATTTTGGAGAATTATCGGATACTGGGGTAGAAAGGCCAAGTTTGGGTCTGTCAGTAAATAGtccaaaaaaaaaagatcatCTTATACCTCTAGTTGATTCAACTTGCTCTTCTGTAACAGAAGGTATTACTTATTTGCATTtattgaaacaaatttcttgtaTATCTAAAAGgctatttcttcttgtagattCCTCAATTGGACCCAATATCGCGAAAGATAAAACTCAAAATATTCCAAATATAACAAAAGATGTGGAAGAGCAAAGTATTATGAGTTTGACCAGTATCGCTCAAGCACTACAGGATATCGATAGTGGCACACCACGAAGATTAGTGGATCAACTCATCAtggcaaagaaaaagaaaaaatccacGCAGGCGCAAGAGAAGAGTGTAGTTAGAGATACTTACATATTATCGCCTTCAAGTAGAAAATCCATGCCTGCTACTTCAAACAAAAATACAGATAATTTTGGAAAAGATGTGGCATTACTAAATCTTTCTTCAAAATTATCTTTAGATAGTAAAATCATTAATGAAACTGTAGATATTAAACATTCTGTTCCAAGAATGCTTTCATTTGATTCTGACTCAGGTACAAAAATAAACTATGAGGCGATTTCTCAGGAACTTAAGAAAGAGTTAAGTAGTGGAAACTTACCATCCTTATATAGTCAAG AGCTTAAGTCATTGTTGGAAGACTCTAAATTAACTCTCCCAAATTATACAGAAAACAAAATATCATCTCATACTTCGAAAATTAACGCAATGATTAGTCAGGAGGAAAAGTCTGCCGGtcttgaagaagaagaaataggaaaaaaagaaaatataaaaaaggaaaatgttTCATGTAAAGATAGATCAGaaattcaaaatatttcaaatttacaagAATTTTATGTTAATA acgtTGTCATTGGCAAAGGTACAGAAGAATTGTGCAGTTGTATCGTTGCTATACCTAGAGAAATTGATATTGAACTCTTAAATAAAAGTGATAGATGGGTCATTTGTGCATTAAGCGTAAATCAAATTCAAGGAGATAAGCATAATGTCCGACTTACACTGCCGAAAGATGTTATTCTTATTAAACCAAATGCAGAACAACATGTTAAG ATTTCCGTAATAGTAGTGAAAATGTGTAAACCAATTATTGCAGTTTTAAACATAACAGTGTCAGATATGGTAACAAGAATTGAATGGATTATGAAACATATTATATGTCTCAAACCCGAAGAAGTTGATATAAACGTGTCAAACCCTTCTCAAAAAAAAGAATTAGATTTTCAATATATTGCTGAAAATAGCATGGCAGTCTTACCtattacaataaaaaataaaaataacgtcGATGTACCCATCAAAATTTCTATACTACAG AATGAACCAGCAATATTTAGCTTAGAAAATCCAGAAGAATCACAATATATTACTCTTAAATCTCAAGAAGTACGCACTACAAATGTTCGATGCAAGGCTGTTGCGCAAAAAAATACTGAGACGCAACAACGATCCTTACAACGTTACGCTGGCACTTTAATAATTCAAAACGAAAGTACTCCAGAGAACAGTATAATAATCCAAGAAATTCCTCTTATTGTACAAGTAGGAATTTGTAAGATACAAACGATTGATACAGACTTACCTTTGGTCGTTCCTAACAAACAAAGCAAATCCTTGACTGTGATTAATCTCGGGACGATACCGACGCTAATAACAGCTTCATTTATCCAAGAAATTGAATTAACaaaaaattcaaaatgtttctcAGTTGAACCAGAAAATTTACTTGTGCAACCTAGGGAAACTAGATGCTTCTTTATTACATACAAGCAACAAACAACGGACACTCCTAAAAT gtatgcaaaaattaaattaactGCTGCTGGCGATGATCATTACTATTCTGTAATCGGAGACTCAAACACATATACAGAGGCAGAAAATGAAAATGTTCGATGCGATACACCTCAGTATTTACCACCTGTTAGTTCTCCATCGTCTCCGCATAGCGTGGTTTCAAAcaa GTCAGGCGTATCTGGCAGAATTTCGCCTCTTAGTTCAGTATCTGGTTTAACTGTTACTGGCGATAAAATTCCTATCAGAACAACTCACGCTGCTCTGATATGGAATAGCGTGAAAACAGGAAAGTCAGAAATTAGGGAATTCACTATTCGTAATACAAGTAACAACAAAATAAGGATACAAGCTATTATATCGGACAGTGAAAAAAATTTTCGA TTTCTTCGAGAACGACAGCCCGTTGGTGCTATTGTATTAGCTCTGCAAGGTTTGGAAAGTAGGATGCTGTCCGTTCTATTTAGTCCTCATCATATTGGCGCAGCGGCTGGAAAAATAATATTCAGACACTATGAGCCAAAAAGAGAAGAGTCTGAACCTGGATCTTCGAAAGTG CTATTTCTATATGGTTATGGGGGTTATAGCAAAGTTGAAATTTCAGAAGCATTTAAAGACACAGGCGGAAAAATGTGGTTATCGCTTGGTATTTTAAGGTGCGGAAGAACTCCACGTGCAAAAatcaaattacaaaatattggaGATCTGTGTTCCTATGTTAAAATCAAATTAATACCCAAAG CTGTATATCCTACTATGGCATCGAGTTGGCAAGTAAATCCAACCGAATTCTTGCTAAATTCGAAAGATGTTCAATGGGTGACTCTGGAATTCGAACCGCGAAAGGAAGATCTAGCTTTACTGCAACGATCTAATGTCTCACATGTTGGAACCCTGTTAATTACCCATGGAGATGAACCTACGCGTTGGCGAATTCGTAG attgtataataaaatgaaagaaacaggCGAATTGAGTGGAAATGAAAATGAAACTTTTAGGAATATTATTCAACCATTATGTAAAACTTTTTCTGGAGAACAATTAATATCGGATATAAATGCTATACGAGATTCAGTG CAAAATCTTGGGGACCTTTGTCAAGGGATTCGTCAACATGAAATAATGTTAACGGTGGAAGTGTGCGCCGATGAGACTATGTCCGTTCTTCACGATAATGCCGACGAATCACAAATGTTTTATTCTCTTTGTAGCGACAATAGTCAGATATATGAAGGAAATGGTGAAAGTTTCCTACCCTCAGA GACTTTTGTAGCAAATAGTACACTTCAAAACGGCATGAATGCAAGCGATTTTATCATTAGCCCATCTGTTGTAATTTTAACTCCACCGACTAGATCAGAAGCAGTTGTAACAATAAGAAGTCCTTGTACTGTGGCAGAACCGTTCGAAACTGCTTTATCAAATACGGAGTATTTAAAAGTCGTTCCTGCGGAAGGAATGATACCTACTAGAAGAGATTTTCAACTAAAAATACACTGTAAACGAAAAATTGAACGGAATTTCAACGCGGTTCTTGAAATTTATACTGAGAACAAAAAGTTTGATGTACAAATAAAAGTAACAGTTAAATGA